GCACTTCATTAACTTTTGACTTAGAATACCAGAACAATAATTATCTGTTTGATCGCGGACTTCCTGCTATCGGAGATAGACCCGCGCCCGTCCCTATTAGTCGTTTGGTTGGTCTTCCTGAAAGTATTTATGATGATAGTACCTTTCGGGCTGGCTACAGGTTTCAGCATCAATTTAGCGACGATTGGGAGTTACGCAATGCCTTTTCTTTTGTGTCTGGCAGATCGGGAGGCACTTATGCTATTGGTGGTAGTGAGCTTATTGATGAGCAATTCAGCCCAATAAGTGTGGGGCGCGATGACTTCTTGCGAGAAATTTATACACTACAAACAGAATTAGTCGGACGGTTCAATACGGGTTCGATTCTCCACCAACCTTTATTGGGGGTGGAGTTAAGACGCAATGTGTGGAATTATACTTCATTCGATGTGACAGAACCCCTACTTCTCGACATTTTTAATCCTAATTATGATGTTGCGTTTCCTGATATACCTGATGAAGAAACTTTCTCGTATACAACTCGCCGAGATACTTTAGGAATTTACCTCCAAGATCAAATTACCTTTGCCGATAATTTAAAGCTCTTGATTGGCGGACGTTTTGATGCTTTTCACCGCAGAGATGACTTCGGAACACCAGAAGAGGAATCGCTGACGAGCTTTAGTCCCCGTGTTGGTATTGTCTATCAGCCCATTGAGCCGATTTCGCTCTACGCCAGCTACACGCGATCATTTCAACCCGATCGATTTCTCGGTCGTTCTGTAACCAATACCCCCTTTGAGCCAACTATCGGTAGGCAGTATGAAATTGGTATCAAGGCAGATATCAGCGAACAACTTTCAGCAACACTAGCAGCCTTCGAGATTACTAAAACCAATGTTCTAACAACCGATCCCATTAATCCAGATTTTTCTATTCAAGTGGGCGCACAAAGAAGCCGAGGTATCGAATTAGACATTAGTGGTGAAATTCTTCCAGGTTGGAATATTATCACATCTTACGCCTACATCAACGCGATTACCTCAGAAGACAACACCATTCCCGTTGGCAATCGGCTGATTAACGTTCCCGAACACGCGGCTAGTCTCTGGACAACTTATGAAATTCAAAGCGGTGATTTGCAAGGTTTGGGTTTTGGTTTAGGACTCTACTACGTAGGAGATAGAAATGCTGATCTTGAAAACACAGCCATTTTGCCCAGCTATTTTAGAACTGATTCAGCAATCTATTACAAACGGGAGAACTGGAAATTAGCATTTAATTTCCAAAATATTTTCAATGAAACCTACTACGAGACTTCTCAAACCAGAAATATTATCTATCCTGGCGCACCTTTCACTGTGATTGGCTCATTTTCTATCGAGTTCTAATGTTTTTGTTTAGCTCACAATGTTCCTAGATTGCCACAACCTGAATCGATACGTTAGTCTTGTCTTTCTCACCGTCATTTTGATCGCAGCTTGCCAAGGTGGTATTACTAACAGTCCTAGTTTAGATGAGCCGCCATCCACTGATTGTCGAATGATTAACCATGCTGGAGGTAAAACCACGATTTGTGGCAAACCTCAAAAAGTAGCGGCTTTGGAACCAAAAATACTAAGTATGATGCTTGCGCTTGATGTGCAACCTGCTGCTTACGCTGATGCTTATTTGGTACAGTCACCCCAATTTGACAACCCTAGCACACAGATTCCTTACTTGGGCAATTTTATCACGAGTCAGCCGGTGAATTTAGGCGAGCGATCGCAGCCCTCTTTGGAAACTTTAACTCTAGTCAAACCAAATTTAATCTTAGGCGTAAGCTCTCAGGAAAATAAACTGCTGTCTTCAATTGCTCCTACAGTGCTAATAAACATTGATACACAGGGATGGCAAGATAATATTCAAATTGTCGCTAAAGCACTCAATCGAGAAGATAATGTACAACAGGTGATTGATTCGTATCAGCAACAGCTTGCCGAAGTTCGCACTAAACTAGCCCCTTTCGTAAACACTCATCCGCGAGTGTTGAATGTCATTTGCAGTCAATCGATGGACTACATTGAGATTGCATACGCTGGGGATGCAGTTCGGATCTTGGAAGCCGTTGGATTTCAACCTGTATTACTTAACAATGTGGAGCAAAAACCAGGAGTCCGACCCATAGTTACTATTGAAACATTATCTCAACTCGATGCAGATATTATTATTGTTCATACTTGGCTTGAGCAATGGGAAGGCAATTCTACTTATAACGTCCCGCTAGCAGAACTCAAGCAAAAATGGGTTAAAAATCCCCTGCTGCATAATTCACGAGCATGGAAAGAAGGTCGAGTTTACTTCGTTGACTATCAAATGTGGGGTAGTGTTATTGGTGGACCTATTGCTGATTCTCTGATATTAGAACAGTTGCCAACACTTCTACTTTCACCTTCCCAAGGTAATTTAAATCCGACATGAAATAGGTAGAAATGGGAATTTTTGCAGCCTGTGCAGTGCTAGATAATTCAAGTATCTAACTAACAAACCCTAGATGATGAGGGTTTTTATTGTTCATGCGATCGCCCTGCTTCTCTCACTGCTGCAACATCTAATTCTAGTGCTTCTGCAACTTGTTCCAAAGTTAATCCTAACTTCAATAACCGAGGCACTGCTTCCAATTTACCCTCAACACGTCCCTTACGTTCTCCGTCTTCCAAGCCTTCTTGGTAAACCCTTGTTTGTTTCAAATCGCCTAATCCTAACATTGCTCGAATCTCCGCTTGACTCTTGTGAGGAAACTTATAAACAACGATCGTTTCTATTAATTCTACTAATTTTCTACTTACCTGTTCATCAGTAATTTGTCTACTTTGCTCAATTAGACTCCTGGCTTTTACACTTGCTACTTCTGGTGGTTCAACCAATAGTATAAGAGTTCCTAAACCGATTGATTGATGAGCAAAATCTTTCAACTCATCTAAGTAGATTACTTGCACCCGTTGACTTTCAAAAAACTCCCAGTAGCGCGTAGGTACTCCCAGATCGAGGCGACGACTCATCCAAATCACTGTTCCCCGCCAATCGTTGAGCATTTCCGTCTTATCCAGATAGATAAAAATCTCGGTGAGGAGGCGAGAGTATAACCCAGGATCAGATTGAAACTGAAATTCGGTGAAATGAATTGGTTGGTTTAACTGTGGTTGTTTGGGCAAAAACACCCCATCAATGCGAAAGGCTGTTTGCTTGACTTCCACTGATAAAAATTCATACGCCTCTGCTTCAACTGAAGATTGACCCAGCAATTCAAAAAAAACACTCGGAAATGTCTTAAACAGTCGATAGAGAATTGAATCAGTTTTCACACAATAAAAAGACTATCTCAGAATAAATATAATGGGTAGAAATAAACGTAACTAAAAGGTTGGTAATTGGTAACTGGTAATTGGTCAAGCTAAAGAATTTCTATGACCTGTTACCCGATAAAAGATTTCACGGTTAAAGTAAATCCAGGAACAACATCCTCCCCACTCAAAACTGCTGTTGCTGGATACTGTGTAATTGATTGATCTGCCCTGTATACCCAAGCTTGTTGATTTTGACGGTCAAATAACCATCCCAACCGTACGCCATTTTCGATATACTCGCGCATTTTTGCTTGTAGCGTTTCCAAACTATCAGTTTTAGAGCGAATTTCTATCACAAAATCAGGAGCTAAATTCAAAAAAGAATCTTCCTGCTCGTCCCAATTTTCTGGTAATCTGCCTTTAGCAACAAAAGCCGCATCAGGAGATCTTACAGCAGTATTTGCTAAGCGAAAACCACAACTTGAGCTAAAGACTTCACCAAGATCGTTACTTTCCACCCAGTTTAGTAGGTAAGCTCCTGCTTTAATTTCGCGATTACTAGAAATCCCTCCTGTAGGTGGCATAATGACTAACGTCCCGTCAGCATTCCGCTCAAATTGTAAATCTGGATTTTTGGAACTGATTTGCATTAACTCTTCATCAGTTACAGTAGCCCAAGATGAAATCATCACTTTTTACCTTGAATTCAAAATCTAGTGATAATTTGGCATTTAACTATAAATTGATTGTAACCATAGCTATATGGAATAGTTCTTCTGTGCAAGTAACTTATTATACCTGTAATAGTTACTTGCAATCTCTCATCAGCGCTGGTAATGAGTTGTGTCGCAGTCATTACCGAAAAGATGAAACACACATAAAAGGAACCATATGATAGACAATAAAGTTAACACAGCGATTGTCTCATAGCCAAAACCTATATCACTCATGGATTTTGCTAATCTTGTAGACCAGTTAAATGCTGGAACAATTTTGCCGGAGGGGATAGTGCTAACTACCTTGATGGTAATAGTCATAGGCGATTTGATTGTCGGACGTAGTGCTTCGCGCTGGATTCCTTATACAGCGATCGCAGGTTTACTCGCCGCTGTCGTCGCGTTATATCTTCAATGGAATAACCCAAATCCGATTTCATTTCTTGGTGCTTTTAATAGCGATGACCTCAGTATCGTCTTTCGCGGCATCATCGCGCTATCAACTGCGGTAACGATCTTGATGTCGATTCGCTATATTGAGCAATCTGGCACAGCTTTAGCAGAATTCATTGGAATTATGCTGACAGCAACACTAGGAGGGATGTTCTTATCTGGGGCTTCTGAATTAGTGACAATTTTCATCTCACTAGAAACCCTCAGTATCTCTTCGTACTTGATGACAGGATACACCAAACGCGATCCCCGCTCAAACGAAGCTGCACTGAAATATTTGCTGATTGGTGCTTCAAGTACAGGTGTTTTCCTTTACGGTGTTTCTCTACTGTATGGTTTATCTGGAGGTGAAACTCAATTAAGTGCGATCGCATCGGCAATAACTGACGCTAACTTAAGTCAATCACTTGGTTTAGTAATTTCTTTGGTATTTGTGATTGCAGGTGTTGCATTTAAAATTTCTGCTGCACCCTTCCACCAGTGGACACCTGATGTTTATGAAGGTTCGCCAACTCCAGTCGTTGCATTTTTATCAGTAGGTTCTAAAGCTGCAGGATTTGCTTTAGCAATTCGCATGATGAATAGTGCTTTCCCCCTACTCATTGATGAGTGGCAATTTGTTTTTACTGCGCTTGCTGTCCTCAGTATGGTGCTAGGTAACGTCGTTGCGCTGGCACAAACCAGTATGAAACGAATGTTAGCTTATTCCTCAATCGGACAAGCTGGATTTGTGATGATTGGTTTAATTGCGGGAACCGAAGCAGGTTATGCCAGTATGGTATTTTACCTATTGGTTTACCTGTTCATGAACTTGGGAGCATTTACCTGTCTCATTCTGTTTACGCTACGGACAGGTACTGACCAAATTAGTGAATACTCTGGTCTTTATCAAAAAGATCCTCTGCTAACGCTGTGTTTGAGTATCTGCTTACTATCTTTAGGCGGTATCCCACCTCTTGCAGGATTCTTTGGTAAAATTTACTTATTCTGGGCAGGATGGCAAGCTGGACAATATGGATTGGTTCTACTCGGTTTAGTCACCACGGTAGTTTCTATTTACTACTACATTCGTGTTGTGCGGATGATGGTTGTTAAAGAACCACAGGAAATGTCTGAAGCCGTGAAGAACTATCCTGCAGTACAATGGAATTTACCTGGAATGCGACCGTTGCAAGTCGGCTTGGTATTGACTCTAGTGGCTACTTCTTTGGCAGGGATTTTGTCGAATCCACTATTCACCATAGCTAACAGTTCAATTGCGCGCACACCCACACTGCAAACAACGGTAATTAGTACCCACATACCCGCGAAAGAACAGAACAGGGGTTAGATTAACGAGAAAACGGTCGTGAATTAAGGAAGTGCTTAACTAGCAATCTTACACTTTTCTTCACGACCGATTGAAAACAAATACTACTAAATTCTTCTAGGTTAAAATACAAGTTTATTTTTTAAGAAATCCGCAGAATATTAAGTAATTCAGCTTTAAGTACAAAGCTTACCATAACTAAAATATATTAAGACAAAAATTAATGGTTATTACTTTAATTAACTAAGCTGAATTGTTCTAGTTGATATTTAGCTAAAGACAATGCTTCCTGAGCTAACTTAACTTTTTCATCTTTTAACACATTGTGCAAACGCGATAGATAAGCCTCAAGATATCTAATACGCAAGCTTGGCTCAGAATTTAAATCATTAAGAAAAGGAAGATCAGACTCGACCATAAAGCGAATACCTAGCATTGGAATTGGGCTACGAAGGGGACGGAAGTTGGGATTATGTAGCCCAGAACTGCTGTTTTGCTTGTGAAATTCTCCTATCATTAGTCCTGCCTCAACAAAGGAAGGCTTCAGCTGGCGTTGGATACTATCAATTAATTTAAAAGCTTCAGTACTGATATCAGGAAAAATGAGCATGAGAGCTTTGTAAAATGCAGCTTCTCCTTCTGTTGGTTCTAAGTTAAAGAAAATATTTTGGTAGCCTTTGACAATCTTTTCAACTTGCTGTTGCTCCAAGTTTTGAGTACGAATTACTGTTAGTCGTATGCTATTTAACTGTAAAGCACGAGGCAAAAAAGGACAAACAGGACCAGCTCTTCCTAAATCAGGGTGAGGCTTTGCTAAAAACATTTTAACCCACTCCATAGTTTGACTTAAGTAAGGTATATCTTCTTGGATTTGGTCAAGCTCAATTGGTGAATATAGTTGCATTCTACTAAATAATTAAATGTATTTGTACAGCTTTTGAAAAAGAGAGAAATGTAACCAGCGCACCAAAGAGTATATTGTCAAAGTCTGGAAAAAATTAGGCTTTTTAACATTTACAGCCTCAATAGTGCCAACTATTATTGGAATGTTTTATAAAACACCCTATCAATTCATAAAATTGATAAAAACAAATAATCCAGAATATTAATGAACGTTTATTAACTAAAGTAGGAGTATTGTTCCTTAAACTCATAAAAATTCTGTTTTACAGAAAAATAATTATTAAATATAGTGTTATTAATCTTATCCAGGTAGTCTGATTAAGGTAAATTACGTTTTCAGTGCTATTTTATATTGAAATTTCTAGAAATAAACTATGGTTTATTAAGAGCTTAATTAACCTCAAACAAAACTTGAATTTTACATACCTAACTACATAATAAAAATTCAAAAATCTAAATAAGTAGGCGGGCATAATTAGACATCACACATAGCATTTGTTGGGTAATGGGTAATAGATACTGCTTGACCAATTACCATTTACCAGTCACCAGTTACCAGCCCTTAAGCTATGTTTATTTTTACCCACTTACTTAGTGTTTTTTGATTTAAACAAAGTTTTGTATTTTCTATAACTTATTGTCATTTTTAACAATGTATCAATAGAAAGCAGTCATTAAAAAACTATTCACATAAGAAAAAATATTTGTGGGATTCAATCAACATACTTTTTCTGATACTAAACATACCTTTAAAAACGTTTACAGCTACCTAAGTGTTCTAAATTTTAGAAGTATTAATATCTAGCTAAAAATGGTAGAAATGAGTATGAAAATAAAAAATGAAAATTTTTATCTCAAGCAAGATATCCAAAGAGAACCATTAAACGAAACCAACTTCCTTCAAAATTTAGAAGTAGAACATAATGCTTCAGACTTGTCTGTCAATTCTACGTACATTCATCAAATGTTTGAAGCTCAAGTAATGCAAGCTCCTGATGCTGTAGCTGTAGTTTTTGACAATAAATACTTTACTTATCAGCAGTTAAACCAACGAGCAAATCAGCTAGCACATTACTTGCAGTCACTTGGGGTTGGTCCTGAAGTGTTAGTTGGCATTTGTATAGAGCGATCCTTAGAGATGGTTGTAGGGCTGTTAGGAATTCTTAAAGCTGGAGGAGCTTATGTACCTCTAGAACCCGAGTATCCTTTAGAACGCTTATCCTTTATTTTGCAGGAAACCCAAGTAGAAGTATTACTGACTCAAAAACGACTAGCGCAGAGCTTACCAACCTCTAGAGCACTAATTTGTTTAGACTCAGATTGGGAAGTTATATCCCAGCAGAGCAAAGAAAATTTAGTCTGTGAGACAACGGGAAGTAACCTAGCATATGTAATCTACACCTCCGGTTCTACAGGACAGCCCAAGGGAGTGATGATTTGCCACGCTGGAATTTGCAATCAACTGTGGTGGAGACAAAATACTTTTCCACTTACTACTGCGGACAAAGTTTTACTATCATTTTCGTTTAGCTTCGATCCCTCTGTTTGGCAGATATTTTGGCCCTTATCTTGCGGGGCGCAGTTGGTTTTGGCTCGTCCAGGTGGGCATCAAGATAGTGCTTACCTCGTTAAGTTGATTGCCGAGCAGCAGATTACTACAATTGCTATGGTACCTGCGATGCTCCGCTTATTCTTAGAGGAAAGGGAAGTTGATGCTTGTAAATGCTTGAGGTATGTCTTTTGCGGTGGTGAAGCCTTACCAGCAGAACTCCAGACCCATTTCTTCACCCGTCTGAACTTGGACAATGTTTTGCACAATGTCTATGGTCCCACAGAAGCCTCAATAGATGCTACTTATTGGTGTTGCGATCGCAATAGTAATTACCAAATTGCCCCGATTGGTCGTCCAATTGCTAATACACAAGTTTACATCCTAAGCGCTGAGTTACAGCCTGTATTTGTAGGAGTACCAGGCGAGCTATACATTAGTGGAGCAGGGCTTGCTAGGGGGTACCTCAACCGCCCACAGTTAACTGCCGAGAAATTTATTCCCCATCCCTTCAACAGTGAACCAGGTAGCCGTTTGTACAAAACTGGAGATCTGGCGCGTTTCTTACCAGACGGTAACATTGAATTCCTTGGTCGTATTGATCACCAATTAAAGATTCGTGGCTTCCGCATCGAGTTAGAGGAAATTGAGGCAGTATTGCGCCAACATGACTGTGTCAAGCATAGTGTGGTTATGGGTCGAGAGGATACACCTGGTGATAAGCGTTTAGTGGCTTACATTATTCCGTCTCAGGAGCAAGCACCAACCACTAGTGAATTACGTTGCTTCTTAAAAGAACGA
The DNA window shown above is from Gloeocapsopsis sp. IPPAS B-1203 and carries:
- a CDS encoding Rpn family recombination-promoting nuclease/putative transposase — protein: MKTDSILYRLFKTFPSVFFELLGQSSVEAEAYEFLSVEVKQTAFRIDGVFLPKQPQLNQPIHFTEFQFQSDPGLYSRLLTEIFIYLDKTEMLNDWRGTVIWMSRRLDLGVPTRYWEFFESQRVQVIYLDELKDFAHQSIGLGTLILLVEPPEVASVKARSLIEQSRQITDEQVSRKLVELIETIVVYKFPHKSQAEIRAMLGLGDLKQTRVYQEGLEDGERKGRVEGKLEAVPRLLKLGLTLEQVAEALELDVAAVREAGRSHEQ
- a CDS encoding Uma2 family endonuclease; this encodes MISSWATVTDEELMQISSKNPDLQFERNADGTLVIMPPTGGISSNREIKAGAYLLNWVESNDLGEVFSSSCGFRLANTAVRSPDAAFVAKGRLPENWDEQEDSFLNLAPDFVIEIRSKTDSLETLQAKMREYIENGVRLGWLFDRQNQQAWVYRADQSITQYPATAVLSGEDVVPGFTLTVKSFIG
- a CDS encoding NAD(P)H-quinone oxidoreductase subunit N — encoded protein: MDFANLVDQLNAGTILPEGIVLTTLMVIVIGDLIVGRSASRWIPYTAIAGLLAAVVALYLQWNNPNPISFLGAFNSDDLSIVFRGIIALSTAVTILMSIRYIEQSGTALAEFIGIMLTATLGGMFLSGASELVTIFISLETLSISSYLMTGYTKRDPRSNEAALKYLLIGASSTGVFLYGVSLLYGLSGGETQLSAIASAITDANLSQSLGLVISLVFVIAGVAFKISAAPFHQWTPDVYEGSPTPVVAFLSVGSKAAGFALAIRMMNSAFPLLIDEWQFVFTALAVLSMVLGNVVALAQTSMKRMLAYSSIGQAGFVMIGLIAGTEAGYASMVFYLLVYLFMNLGAFTCLILFTLRTGTDQISEYSGLYQKDPLLTLCLSICLLSLGGIPPLAGFFGKIYLFWAGWQAGQYGLVLLGLVTTVVSIYYYIRVVRMMVVKEPQEMSEAVKNYPAVQWNLPGMRPLQVGLVLTLVATSLAGILSNPLFTIANSSIARTPTLQTTVISTHIPAKEQNRG
- a CDS encoding iron-siderophore ABC transporter substrate-binding protein translates to MFLDCHNLNRYVSLVFLTVILIAACQGGITNSPSLDEPPSTDCRMINHAGGKTTICGKPQKVAALEPKILSMMLALDVQPAAYADAYLVQSPQFDNPSTQIPYLGNFITSQPVNLGERSQPSLETLTLVKPNLILGVSSQENKLLSSIAPTVLINIDTQGWQDNIQIVAKALNREDNVQQVIDSYQQQLAEVRTKLAPFVNTHPRVLNVICSQSMDYIEIAYAGDAVRILEAVGFQPVLLNNVEQKPGVRPIVTIETLSQLDADIIIVHTWLEQWEGNSTYNVPLAELKQKWVKNPLLHNSRAWKEGRVYFVDYQMWGSVIGGPIADSLILEQLPTLLLSPSQGNLNPT
- a CDS encoding DUF6875 domain-containing protein, whose translation is MQLYSPIELDQIQEDIPYLSQTMEWVKMFLAKPHPDLGRAGPVCPFLPRALQLNSIRLTVIRTQNLEQQQVEKIVKGYQNIFFNLEPTEGEAAFYKALMLIFPDISTEAFKLIDSIQRQLKPSFVEAGLMIGEFHKQNSSSGLHNPNFRPLRSPIPMLGIRFMVESDLPFLNDLNSEPSLRIRYLEAYLSRLHNVLKDEKVKLAQEALSLAKYQLEQFSLVN
- a CDS encoding amino acid adenylation domain-containing protein codes for the protein MKIKNENFYLKQDIQREPLNETNFLQNLEVEHNASDLSVNSTYIHQMFEAQVMQAPDAVAVVFDNKYFTYQQLNQRANQLAHYLQSLGVGPEVLVGICIERSLEMVVGLLGILKAGGAYVPLEPEYPLERLSFILQETQVEVLLTQKRLAQSLPTSRALICLDSDWEVISQQSKENLVCETTGSNLAYVIYTSGSTGQPKGVMICHAGICNQLWWRQNTFPLTTADKVLLSFSFSFDPSVWQIFWPLSCGAQLVLARPGGHQDSAYLVKLIAEQQITTIAMVPAMLRLFLEEREVDACKCLRYVFCGGEALPAELQTHFFTRLNLDNVLHNVYGPTEASIDATYWCCDRNSNYQIAPIGRPIANTQVYILSAELQPVFVGVPGELYISGAGLARGYLNRPQLTAEKFIPHPFNSEPGSRLYKTGDLARFLPDGNIEFLGRIDHQLKIRGFRIELEEIEAVLRQHDCVKHSVVMGREDTPGDKRLVAYIIPSQEQAPTTSELRCFLKERLPDYMIPAVFIILKSLPLNANGKVDRHALPAPQPERPSLQTPFVSPQDPLELQLTNLWEQVLKTYPVGVRDNFFELGGNSLLAARLFSRIEEMFSEKLPLATLFQAPTIEQLACILQEKGRNTSWKSLVAIQPKGSKPPFFFVHTKGGNVLGYRSLAHYLGDQPFYGLQAKGLDGKQTPHTRIEEMAADYIREIQELQPFGPYFIGGYSFGGLIAYEMARQLQAQGQKIAALVLVDTYNRQGLWFEKVSLRSKFSRHLNNLLRLTLKAKFAYIKQKLKQGFYLPKQSTISLQTTPLQAAFDQAIKTYVPQAYSGKLLLFRATQQHKYWSPSMKIDSQLGWSKLVAEGIEIKDLPGHHFNLLREPCVQILAESLQAYLDSMQASK
- a CDS encoding TonB-dependent siderophore receptor translates to MCKAIGQKYQILVAIGAISILTVKPAQANSTRIQDIIHHQSAALLAQESSVTVVPVTGVQVNPTAKGVEVILQTLQGEQLQVTNRNAGNNFIADIPNAQLRLPSGEAFTFRSEKPVTGITEITVANFDANTIRVTVTGAAGIPVVELFDSDEGLVFGFTPVVSSAQTPPSDQPSNQGDELIELIVTGQQDGYRIPEASTATRTDTPLRDIPGSIQVIPRQLLEDQNTIRIQDALQNVSGVNRQGNYGGTDAGGYTIRGFAQEGNFRNGLADNDFYSSVDTANIERIEVLKGPASVLFGQVEPGGIVNVVTKQPLSTPYYSADFSVGNYAFYRPSFDLSGPLTDDGSLLYRLNVAYQNAGSFRDFNFTERLFVAPVITWNISDRTSLTFDLEYQNNNYLFDRGLPAIGDRPAPVPISRLVGLPESIYDDSTFRAGYRFQHQFSDDWELRNAFSFVSGRSGGTYAIGGSELIDEQFSPISVGRDDFLREIYTLQTELVGRFNTGSILHQPLLGVELRRNVWNYTSFDVTEPLLLDIFNPNYDVAFPDIPDEETFSYTTRRDTLGIYLQDQITFADNLKLLIGGRFDAFHRRDDFGTPEEESLTSFSPRVGIVYQPIEPISLYASYTRSFQPDRFLGRSVTNTPFEPTIGRQYEIGIKADISEQLSATLAAFEITKTNVLTTDPINPDFSIQVGAQRSRGIELDISGEILPGWNIITSYAYINAITSEDNTIPVGNRLINVPEHAASLWTTYEIQSGDLQGLGFGLGLYYVGDRNADLENTAILPSYFRTDSAIYYKRENWKLAFNFQNIFNETYYETSQTRNIIYPGAPFTVIGSFSIEF